Proteins encoded within one genomic window of Gemmatimonadales bacterium:
- a CDS encoding AMIN domain-containing protein, whose amino-acid sequence MTGMYRFGLIATVAFAAVSPLRADEPANGEVTAVSLAPAAGKAEVVIGIHGAVQVRDFMLTDPDRLVLDVVGARLNQTAAALYDGVTRGGVRNLRYSQFRPDVVRIVLELDGAKTYKIDRSAEAIRVNFGPAPSFQAWTSEDEGAALATDEAPAPAPAAAAPTRKPEVRVNSAPILTRAEEPRITVNWDRASIADVVSGFAAFSGRTIILGKDIKGEVNAEIKNQPWPQAFQAILATQGLSAQEMAGGIIRVDSPTALAALDSLEPLETSIVRINYAQASSLSKTVESILTKNRGRVVADTGSNALILTDTRSRIASISDFVRGLDVRTPQLSIQAKIIFVDRTDVEQLGLRYDLGNRNQFFNKLVQHPDPFNPTKLLDRNINVIDLGGNSVSAIGNADATITASALDLVFSTSIGGFSLTSFLSALEKSELADIQAEPVISTLDNRQADILVGEETPVRVIDASAGTGGNARANVQFKETGIRLTVTPHVTNNRQVLMQLHTERSAIQPLAAADLGFIFQKQKADNQLLVEDGETAVIGGLTVTTVTKNRSGIPLLSGLPIIGKLFSFSDEQENRRDLIILVTPRITDDGVSEQ is encoded by the coding sequence ATGACGGGCATGTATCGCTTCGGGCTCATCGCCACGGTGGCTTTCGCCGCGGTCTCTCCGCTCCGGGCAGACGAGCCCGCCAACGGCGAGGTCACGGCCGTGAGCCTCGCGCCGGCCGCCGGCAAGGCCGAGGTGGTGATCGGGATTCATGGCGCCGTCCAGGTGCGCGACTTCATGCTCACCGATCCCGACCGCCTCGTGCTGGATGTGGTAGGGGCGCGGCTCAATCAGACGGCTGCGGCACTCTACGACGGGGTCACGCGCGGCGGGGTGCGCAACCTTCGCTATTCCCAGTTCCGGCCGGACGTCGTCCGGATCGTGCTCGAGCTGGACGGGGCCAAGACCTACAAGATCGACCGCAGCGCCGAAGCCATCCGGGTGAACTTCGGCCCCGCGCCGTCGTTCCAGGCCTGGACTTCGGAGGACGAGGGCGCGGCCCTGGCAACTGACGAAGCTCCGGCCCCGGCCCCCGCGGCGGCGGCGCCCACCCGTAAGCCCGAGGTTCGGGTGAACAGCGCCCCGATCCTCACCCGCGCCGAGGAGCCACGGATCACGGTCAACTGGGATCGGGCGAGCATCGCCGACGTGGTCTCCGGGTTCGCCGCCTTCAGCGGGCGCACCATCATCCTGGGCAAGGACATCAAGGGCGAGGTCAACGCCGAAATCAAGAATCAGCCCTGGCCCCAGGCGTTCCAGGCCATCCTGGCCACGCAGGGCCTCTCGGCCCAGGAGATGGCCGGCGGCATCATCCGGGTCGACTCGCCCACGGCGCTGGCGGCGCTCGACTCGCTCGAGCCGCTCGAGACCAGCATCGTTCGGATCAACTATGCCCAGGCCAGCTCGCTGTCCAAGACGGTGGAGAGCATCCTCACCAAGAACCGGGGCCGCGTCGTCGCGGATACCGGCTCCAACGCGCTGATCCTGACCGACACCCGGAGCCGCATCGCCAGCATCAGCGACTTCGTGCGGGGGCTCGATGTACGCACCCCGCAGCTCTCCATCCAGGCCAAGATCATCTTCGTCGATCGCACCGACGTCGAGCAGCTCGGCCTCCGGTACGACCTGGGCAACCGCAACCAGTTCTTCAACAAGCTGGTGCAGCATCCCGACCCGTTCAATCCGACCAAGCTGCTCGACCGGAACATCAACGTCATCGATCTGGGCGGCAACTCGGTCTCGGCCATCGGCAATGCCGACGCCACCATCACCGCGTCCGCACTCGACCTGGTCTTCTCCACCAGCATCGGCGGCTTCTCTCTGACCAGCTTCCTGAGCGCGTTGGAGAAGAGCGAGCTGGCCGACATCCAGGCCGAGCCGGTCATCTCCACCCTGGACAACCGTCAGGCGGACATCCTCGTTGGTGAGGAGACACCGGTTCGCGTCATCGACGCGTCGGCCGGTACCGGCGGCAACGCCCGCGCCAACGTGCAGTTCAAGGAGACCGGTATCCGGCTCACCGTCACGCCGCACGTGACCAACAACCGCCAGGTTCTGATGCAGCTACACACCGAGCGGTCGGCCATCCAGCCGCTCGCGGCGGCGGACCTCGGCTTCATCTTCCAGAAGCAGAAGGCCGACAACCAGCTCCTGGTCGAGGACGGCGAGACGGCGGTTATCGGCGGCCTCACGGTCACCACGGTCACCAAGAACCGGTCCGGGATCCCGCTGCTGAGTGGGCTGCCCATCATCGGGAAGCTCTTCTCCTTCTCCGATGAGCAGGAAAACCGGCGCGACCTCATTATCTTGGTCACACCCCGGATCACCGACGACGGCGTCTCGGAGCAGTAA
- the aroC gene encoding chorismate synthase has protein sequence MSFRFSTAGESHGRGLIALVEGLPAGLPVSAEWVDRDLLRRMQGYGRGARMKIERDHVEWIAGVRAGETLGSPVAMLIPNRDWGNWQDVMAHEATAEPGELRRRRVTRPRPGHADLVGVLKYDRVDARDILERASARETTARVAAGALARRLLDEFGVEIGSHVVSLGGITATPPAELPVPLNEAADRSEVRVLDPAVEAAIIARIDQAKKAGDTLGGEVEVIARGVVVGLGSHVSWDRKLDGRLAAMLMSIPAVKAVEVGMGVEAARRPGSEVHDPIDPSGHAPPRGGDARGGFRRRSNNAGGLEGGITTGEPVVLRVAMKPISTLMSPLPTVDLTSGQPASAQSERSDVTAVPAMGVIAEALVAVVLADAMLEKFGGDSLAEMRRNFAGYVGALGSRWAALREAVEG, from the coding sequence GTGAGCTTCCGATTCTCCACCGCCGGCGAATCCCACGGCAGGGGGTTGATCGCCCTGGTCGAGGGGCTGCCCGCGGGCCTGCCGGTGTCGGCCGAGTGGGTCGATCGCGACCTGCTCCGGCGGATGCAGGGCTACGGTCGCGGGGCCCGGATGAAGATCGAGCGCGACCACGTCGAGTGGATCGCGGGCGTTCGCGCGGGGGAAACGCTCGGCTCGCCGGTGGCGATGCTCATCCCGAACCGGGATTGGGGAAACTGGCAGGATGTCATGGCCCACGAAGCCACGGCTGAGCCGGGCGAGCTCCGCCGCCGCCGGGTGACCCGCCCCCGGCCTGGCCACGCGGACCTGGTCGGGGTGCTCAAATACGACCGGGTCGATGCCCGCGACATCCTGGAGCGTGCCAGCGCCCGGGAGACGACCGCCCGGGTGGCGGCCGGGGCCCTCGCCCGCAGGCTGCTGGACGAGTTCGGGGTCGAAATCGGCAGTCACGTCGTCTCCCTGGGAGGCATCACGGCCACTCCGCCGGCCGAGTTGCCGGTGCCGCTCAACGAGGCGGCGGACCGATCCGAAGTCCGGGTGCTCGACCCCGCGGTCGAGGCCGCAATCATCGCCCGGATCGACCAGGCCAAGAAGGCGGGCGACACCCTCGGCGGGGAGGTCGAGGTCATCGCCCGCGGCGTGGTGGTCGGGCTCGGCAGTCACGTGAGCTGGGACCGGAAGCTGGATGGCCGGCTGGCCGCCATGCTGATGTCCATCCCGGCGGTGAAGGCGGTGGAGGTCGGGATGGGCGTCGAGGCGGCCCGGCGCCCTGGATCCGAGGTCCACGATCCGATCGATCCCTCGGGCCATGCTCCGCCTCGTGGTGGCGATGCCCGGGGTGGCTTTCGCCGCCGCTCCAACAATGCCGGCGGCCTGGAGGGCGGGATCACCACCGGAGAGCCCGTCGTCCTTCGGGTGGCCATGAAGCCGATCTCCACCCTCATGTCGCCGCTCCCTACCGTGGATCTCACCTCCGGCCAGCCGGCCAGTGCCCAGAGCGAGCGCTCGGACGTGACCGCCGTGCCGGCGATGGGCGTCATCGCCGAGGCGCTGGTGGCCGTCGTGCTGGCCGACGCCATGCTGGAGAAGTTCGGAGGAGACTCGCTGGCCGAGATGCGGCGCAATTTCGCCGGGTACGTCGGCGCGCTGGGGTCGCGCTGGGCGGCCCTGCGTGAAGCGGTGGAGGGCTGA
- a CDS encoding shikimate kinase produces the protein MSRHLILVGLPGSGKSTVGKLVADGLNAPLIDVDSLLIREMGMPVAQIFGMVGEPRFRKMEHDAVLAALHASPAVVVPGAGWAAQPGQLEQARRVATIIYLKCTATVASRRSGQSEARPLLEGGDPLERMRELLKVREPFYRLADYEVAAESGAPATVAEGVIRVATGSAGWSRAILSK, from the coding sequence ATGTCCCGTCACCTGATACTGGTCGGGCTTCCCGGGAGCGGGAAGAGCACCGTCGGCAAGCTGGTGGCCGATGGTCTGAACGCGCCCCTGATCGACGTCGACAGCCTGCTGATCCGGGAGATGGGCATGCCGGTGGCCCAGATCTTCGGGATGGTCGGAGAGCCGAGGTTCCGCAAGATGGAGCACGACGCGGTGCTGGCGGCACTCCATGCCTCGCCCGCGGTGGTGGTGCCCGGGGCCGGGTGGGCGGCGCAGCCGGGGCAGCTCGAGCAAGCCCGGCGGGTTGCTACCATTATCTATCTCAAGTGTACCGCCACCGTGGCCTCCCGGCGGAGCGGGCAGAGCGAGGCTCGGCCGCTGCTCGAGGGGGGCGATCCGCTGGAACGGATGCGGGAGCTGCTCAAGGTCCGGGAACCGTTCTACCGTCTCGCCGATTATGAGGTCGCGGCGGAGAGCGGTGCCCCGGCCACGGTGGCCGAAGGGGTGATCCGCGTGGCGACGGGCTCCGCGGGGTGGTCCCGGGCAATCCTCTCCAAGTAA
- the topA gene encoding type I DNA topoisomerase codes for MATRPKRTVKPAKKAKPAAAKPAATKPAAAKPAEAKAPAAKSAAVKPAARKPKAGTPRGSARGEGSALVIVESPTKAKTIGKYLGAGYDVKATVGHLRDLPTRELGVDVERGFEPKYVTIKGKTKTLSELKKAAKGASTIYLATDPDREGEAIAWHVADQLKSTVPTHRVLFHEITKDAIQEAMRAPGEIDDRKVNAQQARRILDRLVGYKASPILWRSIKTGLSAGRVQTVALRLIVERERAIRAFTPQEYWSIEALCAKGGQTFEAALAKVGGHKPQLHSAADAQAVVDVVRPMPFVVTKVEKRHRKKNPAAPFTTSTLQQEAAKKLGFSSRRTMRAAQDLYEGMDVGEDGPVGLVTYMRTDSVRVSDAAIASVRDFIGRSYAKPYLPESPNSYSSKKNARVQDAHEAVRPTDVNRRPEQVQRYLEPDQFRLYQLIWQRFVASQMTPAVYDMTIVDFDLGQYLFRATGSVLVFDGYHVLYTEGREKEEGKTMDDLPPIPQLAVGDRVEVREITPSQHFTEPPPRFSEASLVKELERLGIGRPSTYSAIISTLSAREYVKVEQRRFFPTELGELVEKIMVGKFPGIFNVEFTSEMETELDRIEDGELLWQGVLTDFYSPFSKALEAVDLNALVADAHGLVPEELAKERCPKCGSPIELKTGRFGPYLACVKYKDTCDYVKSLRKGRAPDRPTDEKCHLCGSPMVIKTGRFGEFLACTTYPACKGTRAIPLGIKCPKCLEGDLAERRTKRGKSFWGCVRYPACDFSTWNKPVPDTCAECGWVGMEKKFSKTEGESRTCLKCGNKIIIAEPEEVALA; via the coding sequence ATGGCGACAAGACCGAAGCGAACCGTAAAACCCGCTAAGAAGGCCAAGCCCGCGGCAGCGAAGCCGGCGGCAACGAAGCCGGCGGCAGCGAAGCCGGCCGAAGCGAAAGCCCCGGCGGCGAAGTCCGCGGCGGTCAAGCCGGCGGCCCGCAAGCCGAAGGCCGGGACCCCCCGGGGCAGTGCCCGGGGGGAGGGGAGCGCGTTGGTAATAGTCGAGTCGCCCACCAAGGCCAAGACGATCGGGAAGTACCTGGGCGCGGGTTACGACGTGAAGGCCACCGTGGGGCACCTGAGAGACCTGCCCACCCGCGAGCTCGGGGTGGACGTGGAGCGCGGGTTCGAGCCGAAGTACGTCACCATCAAGGGGAAGACCAAGACCCTATCGGAGCTCAAGAAGGCCGCCAAGGGCGCGTCCACTATCTATCTGGCCACCGACCCCGACCGGGAGGGCGAGGCCATCGCCTGGCACGTGGCCGACCAGCTCAAGTCCACCGTGCCGACCCACCGGGTGCTGTTTCACGAGATCACCAAGGACGCAATCCAGGAAGCGATGCGCGCCCCCGGCGAGATCGACGACCGCAAGGTGAACGCCCAGCAGGCGCGCCGAATCCTCGACCGGCTGGTGGGCTACAAGGCGAGCCCGATCCTCTGGCGCAGCATCAAGACGGGACTGTCCGCCGGGCGGGTCCAGACGGTGGCGCTCCGGCTCATCGTCGAGCGGGAGCGCGCCATCCGCGCCTTCACTCCGCAGGAGTACTGGAGCATCGAGGCGCTCTGCGCCAAGGGCGGCCAGACCTTCGAGGCGGCACTCGCCAAAGTCGGCGGCCACAAGCCGCAGCTGCATTCGGCGGCGGACGCCCAGGCGGTGGTGGATGTGGTGCGGCCGATGCCGTTCGTGGTCACCAAGGTCGAGAAGCGCCACAGGAAGAAGAACCCCGCGGCCCCCTTCACCACCAGCACGCTGCAGCAGGAGGCGGCCAAGAAGCTGGGCTTCTCCTCCCGGCGCACTATGCGGGCGGCGCAGGACCTGTACGAGGGCATGGACGTCGGCGAGGACGGGCCGGTCGGTCTCGTCACCTACATGCGGACCGACTCCGTGCGGGTCTCCGACGCGGCCATCGCCTCGGTGCGGGACTTCATCGGGCGCAGCTACGCCAAGCCATATCTGCCCGAGTCACCCAACTCGTACAGCTCCAAGAAGAACGCCCGGGTACAGGACGCCCACGAGGCCGTCCGTCCGACCGACGTGAACCGCCGGCCGGAGCAGGTCCAGCGCTACCTGGAGCCCGACCAGTTCCGGCTCTACCAGCTCATCTGGCAGCGCTTCGTGGCCTCGCAGATGACGCCGGCGGTCTACGACATGACTATCGTGGACTTCGATCTGGGCCAGTACCTCTTCCGGGCGACCGGATCGGTGCTGGTGTTCGACGGATATCACGTGCTGTACACCGAGGGCCGGGAGAAAGAGGAGGGCAAGACGATGGACGATCTGCCCCCCATCCCGCAGCTCGCCGTGGGCGACCGGGTCGAGGTGCGGGAGATCACGCCGTCGCAACACTTTACCGAGCCACCCCCGCGGTTCTCCGAGGCCAGCCTGGTGAAGGAGCTGGAGCGGCTCGGCATCGGCCGGCCTTCGACCTACAGCGCCATCATCTCGACGCTATCAGCCCGGGAGTACGTGAAGGTGGAGCAGCGGCGCTTCTTCCCCACCGAGCTGGGTGAGCTGGTGGAGAAGATCATGGTCGGCAAGTTCCCCGGCATCTTCAACGTCGAGTTCACCTCCGAGATGGAGACCGAGCTGGACCGGATCGAGGACGGGGAGCTCCTCTGGCAGGGCGTGCTGACCGACTTCTACAGTCCGTTCAGCAAGGCGCTCGAGGCCGTGGACTTGAACGCGCTGGTGGCCGACGCGCACGGGCTGGTGCCGGAAGAGCTGGCCAAGGAGCGCTGCCCCAAGTGCGGCTCCCCGATCGAGCTCAAGACCGGCCGGTTCGGACCTTACCTGGCCTGCGTCAAGTACAAGGACACCTGCGACTACGTGAAGTCGCTCCGGAAGGGGCGGGCCCCCGACCGGCCGACCGACGAGAAGTGTCATCTGTGCGGCTCGCCGATGGTCATCAAGACCGGGCGGTTCGGCGAGTTTCTGGCGTGCACCACCTATCCCGCATGCAAGGGAACCCGGGCCATCCCGCTCGGGATCAAGTGCCCCAAGTGCCTCGAGGGCGACCTTGCCGAGCGCCGCACCAAGCGGGGCAAGTCATTCTGGGGCTGCGTGCGTTACCCCGCGTGCGACTTCTCGACCTGGAATAAGCCGGTCCCGGACACCTGCGCCGAATGCGGCTGGGTGGGCATGGAGAAGAAGTTCAGCAAGACCGAGGGCGAGAGCCGGACCTGCCTCAAGTGCGGCAACAAGATCATCATCGCCGAGCCCGAGGAGGTGGCGCTGGCGTGA
- the trmFO gene encoding methylenetetrahydrofolate--tRNA-(uracil(54)-C(5))-methyltransferase (FADH(2)-oxidizing) TrmFO: MSAAVATVVGGGLAGSEAAWALAERGVRVTLYEMRPVVPTPAHHTDRLAELVCSNSFKSVDLTNAHGLLKAELRALGSLLLPCADEARVPGGTALAVDREVFSRSVHDRVTAHPAITVLREEVTSLPSPGVVATGPLTSERLSAALALRLGSAALAFYDAIAPVVADDSLDHDRLYPLSRYGKGEGDDYLNAPMDAPAYDRFIDALLEADQHQGHDFDAVPYFEGCLPVEEMARRGRETLRFGPMKPVGLPDPRTGREPHAVVQLRREDRAGQMWNLVGFQTRLRIPEQQRVFRMIPGLESAEYLRFGSIHRNSYVNSPASLGPALTACDDDALFFAGQLTGVEGYTESLGTGLLAGINLARRLSGSPAAVPPPTTMLGGLYRYLREADPRHFQPMNANFGLLDPLPGKVKKERKKDLLVERAQADFAAWQRTL; encoded by the coding sequence GTGAGCGCCGCCGTCGCCACCGTCGTCGGCGGAGGGCTCGCCGGCTCGGAGGCGGCCTGGGCGCTGGCCGAGCGTGGCGTCCGGGTCACGCTCTACGAGATGCGGCCGGTGGTCCCCACGCCGGCTCACCACACCGACCGGCTGGCCGAGCTGGTCTGCAGCAACTCCTTCAAGTCCGTCGACCTCACCAACGCGCATGGCCTGCTCAAGGCCGAGCTGCGGGCGCTCGGCAGTCTGCTGCTGCCGTGCGCCGATGAGGCGCGGGTGCCGGGAGGGACGGCGCTCGCGGTCGATCGGGAGGTCTTCTCCCGATCGGTGCACGATCGGGTGACCGCTCATCCCGCCATCACCGTGCTGCGCGAGGAGGTGACGTCGCTGCCGTCGCCCGGTGTCGTGGCCACCGGTCCGCTCACCTCGGAGCGCTTGAGCGCCGCGCTGGCTCTACGGCTCGGCTCGGCGGCGCTGGCCTTCTACGACGCGATCGCTCCGGTGGTGGCGGACGACTCGCTGGATCACGACCGGCTCTACCCGCTCTCCCGCTACGGCAAGGGCGAGGGAGACGACTACCTCAACGCCCCGATGGATGCGCCGGCATACGACCGATTCATCGACGCGCTGCTCGAGGCCGACCAGCACCAGGGGCACGACTTCGATGCGGTCCCCTATTTCGAGGGGTGTCTGCCGGTGGAGGAGATGGCGCGGCGCGGCCGGGAAACGCTCCGCTTCGGTCCGATGAAGCCGGTGGGTCTGCCGGATCCGCGCACCGGACGCGAGCCCCACGCGGTGGTGCAGCTGCGCCGGGAGGATCGGGCCGGCCAGATGTGGAATCTGGTGGGCTTCCAGACCCGGCTCAGGATTCCGGAGCAGCAGCGGGTGTTCCGGATGATCCCGGGGCTGGAGTCGGCGGAGTACCTCCGGTTCGGCAGCATCCATCGGAACTCCTATGTCAACAGTCCGGCCAGCCTGGGGCCCGCGCTCACCGCCTGCGACGACGATGCCCTCTTCTTCGCCGGCCAGCTCACCGGGGTGGAGGGCTATACCGAGTCGCTCGGCACCGGGCTCCTGGCGGGCATCAACCTGGCCCGGCGGCTCTCCGGGAGCCCCGCGGCCGTGCCGCCGCCGACCACCATGCTGGGCGGCCTCTATCGCTACCTGCGCGAGGCCGATCCACGGCACTTCCAGCCGATGAACGCCAACTTCGGCCTGCTCGATCCGCTGCCCGGCAAGGTGAAGAAGGAGCGCAAGAAGGACCTGCTGGTGGAGCGGGCGCAGGCGGACTTCGCGGCCTGGCAGAGGACGTTGTGA
- the hslV gene encoding ATP-dependent protease subunit HslV, which translates to MRNHKEEFGVTQFHGTTILAVRRDGRVALGGDGQVSIGDTVMKAKSTKVRTLKGGKVLAGFAGSVADALTLYEKFEEKLDRYPANLPRAAVELAKDWRSDRVLRRLEALLVVADLEHAFLLSGSGELIEPDDGIVAVGSGGNYALAAARALLPVGGLSARDVVQRSLEIAADICVFTNRHITILELPGEK; encoded by the coding sequence GTGCGGAATCACAAGGAGGAGTTCGGCGTGACGCAGTTCCACGGTACCACCATTCTCGCTGTCCGCAGGGACGGCCGCGTCGCGCTCGGCGGCGACGGCCAGGTCAGCATCGGCGACACGGTGATGAAGGCCAAGTCGACCAAGGTGCGGACCCTGAAGGGCGGCAAGGTGTTGGCGGGCTTCGCCGGGTCGGTGGCCGATGCGCTCACCCTGTACGAGAAGTTCGAGGAGAAGCTGGATCGCTACCCCGCCAACCTCCCCCGGGCCGCCGTCGAGCTGGCCAAGGACTGGCGGAGCGACCGCGTGCTCCGGCGGCTGGAAGCGCTACTGGTGGTGGCCGATCTGGAGCACGCCTTCCTGCTGAGCGGCTCCGGGGAGCTGATCGAGCCCGACGACGGTATCGTGGCCGTCGGCTCGGGCGGGAACTACGCCCTGGCCGCCGCGCGGGCGCTGCTTCCGGTCGGCGGGCTCAGCGCCCGCGACGTGGTGCAGCGCTCGCTCGAGATCGCGGCCGACATCTGCGTCTTCACCAACCGGCACATCACCATTCTGGAGCTGCCGGGCGAGAAGTGA
- the hslU gene encoding ATP-dependent protease ATPase subunit HslU produces MTDLATDVSVPETGEPAAPLPWLEEMPPRQIVAELDRYIVGQEAAKKAVAIAVRNRWRRAQAPDDIRDEITPYNIIMIGPTGVGKTEVARRLARLSGAPFIKVEASKFTEVGYVGRDAESMVRDLVDSAINMVRTEREDEVYPQAERRADERLLDLLLPAAPPPMKPDGGGAAVSPVFVVGSSGQARPERAATAEEERRQRSREKLREMLADGRLDDREVEIEVVPQNFPMMDLIQPPQGMEGPDINFTEMLQEMLPKRKKRRTVKVPEARRVMIDEELKKLVDMDDVVNEALDRVENHGIIFIDEIDKIAGDRGQAGGPDVSREGVQRDLLPIVEGSTVQTRYGYVRSDHILFIAAGAFHVSKPSDLIPELQGRFPIRVELLPLTEQDFIRIMTEPENALTRQYQALVAAEGAELAFTSDGIAEVARVAFMANDRMENIGARRLHTVMSALMEEVLFELPDYPDKKIVFDAETVRERLAKIINDDDLRRYIL; encoded by the coding sequence ATGACCGACCTTGCCACCGACGTGTCCGTGCCCGAGACCGGCGAGCCCGCAGCGCCGCTCCCCTGGCTGGAGGAGATGCCGCCCCGGCAGATCGTGGCGGAGCTGGATCGCTACATCGTGGGACAGGAGGCCGCCAAGAAGGCGGTCGCCATCGCGGTGCGGAACCGCTGGCGGCGGGCCCAGGCGCCCGACGACATCCGGGACGAGATCACCCCGTACAACATCATCATGATCGGCCCCACCGGCGTGGGAAAGACCGAGGTCGCCCGCCGGCTGGCCCGTTTGAGCGGGGCCCCCTTCATCAAGGTCGAGGCGTCGAAGTTCACCGAGGTGGGGTACGTCGGCCGGGACGCGGAATCGATGGTGCGGGACCTGGTGGATTCCGCCATCAACATGGTGCGGACCGAGCGGGAAGACGAGGTCTATCCCCAGGCGGAGCGGCGGGCGGATGAGCGGCTGCTCGATCTGCTGCTCCCGGCCGCACCGCCGCCCATGAAGCCCGACGGCGGTGGCGCGGCCGTGAGCCCTGTGTTCGTGGTCGGCTCCAGTGGCCAGGCCCGCCCCGAGCGCGCCGCCACGGCCGAGGAGGAGCGGCGGCAGCGCTCCCGCGAGAAGCTGCGCGAGATGCTGGCCGACGGCCGGCTGGACGACCGCGAGGTGGAGATCGAGGTGGTGCCCCAGAACTTCCCCATGATGGACCTGATCCAGCCGCCCCAGGGGATGGAGGGCCCGGACATCAACTTCACCGAGATGCTCCAGGAGATGTTGCCCAAGCGGAAGAAGCGGCGCACGGTGAAGGTGCCCGAGGCCCGGCGGGTGATGATCGACGAGGAGCTCAAGAAGCTGGTCGATATGGACGACGTCGTGAACGAGGCGCTCGACCGGGTGGAGAACCACGGGATCATCTTCATCGACGAGATCGACAAGATCGCGGGCGACCGGGGCCAGGCCGGCGGGCCGGACGTGTCGCGCGAGGGGGTGCAGCGCGATCTCCTGCCGATCGTGGAGGGCTCCACCGTACAGACCCGCTACGGCTACGTCCGGAGCGACCACATCCTGTTCATCGCCGCCGGGGCGTTCCACGTGTCCAAGCCCTCGGATCTCATCCCCGAGCTGCAGGGCCGCTTCCCCATCCGGGTGGAGCTGCTGCCGCTCACCGAGCAGGACTTCATCCGGATCATGACCGAGCCGGAGAACGCCCTCACCCGCCAGTACCAGGCGCTGGTGGCGGCGGAAGGCGCGGAGCTCGCGTTCACCTCGGACGGGATCGCGGAAGTGGCCCGCGTGGCGTTCATGGCCAACGACCGGATGGAAAACATCGGCGCGCGGCGCCTCCACACGGTGATGTCGGCGCTGATGGAGGAGGTGCTGTTCGAGCTGCCGGACTATCCGGACAAGAAGATCGTGTTCGACGCGGAGACGGTGCGGGAGCGGCTGGCGAAGATCATCAACGACGACGACCTCAGGCGGTATATCCTCTAG